One segment of Paenibacillus rhizovicinus DNA contains the following:
- a CDS encoding response regulator, translating to MYKAIIVDDEAVVRVGLKNTINWQEHGFELTGDYANGRDAWEAIEQDKPDLVISDISMPFMDGLELAGLITASYPYIKVIILTGYDEFEYAQQALRLKVSDFVLKPITAREIRQLLDKVRSEMDEERQRREDLSRLQSQLKQSFPILKERFLERLVAVGLGRAEIEDRFAYFGLAPLAAGSVAVVADIDDFGDRELLSYEHDVEFLRFAAFDIFEEIAERDRTIVFRTREERMVAIITGEGDENDIYETAFRYAEEVRHHIEKFLSFTVTIGVGRIVQSAELLPGSYKGALSALDYRFLHGKNRVLSILDLEGQPEAASLPNLSWDRKLVSTVKTGSIREAQDLIEHGIAELKKSRVPIETCFLQMQKVVLSLMNAIQEVVPHDREGSIDSQMMLMEVYRFKTLDEIEAWLKQVVSAVMTEIADNRNHFTNTQIHRAIEYIETNYANDKMSLQELCRHVLMSSSYFSLVFKQNTGETFVEYLTGVRIAKAKELLQSTGMKFYEIAEQVGYADPNYFSILFKKRVGMTPKDYRDRLAKESGT from the coding sequence ATGTACAAAGCAATCATCGTCGACGACGAAGCAGTCGTACGCGTCGGCCTCAAAAATACGATTAACTGGCAGGAGCACGGCTTCGAATTGACCGGCGACTACGCCAACGGGCGCGATGCCTGGGAAGCGATCGAGCAGGACAAGCCCGACCTGGTCATTTCCGACATCAGCATGCCGTTCATGGACGGCTTGGAGCTGGCCGGACTCATTACCGCCAGCTACCCCTACATCAAAGTCATTATTCTCACCGGCTACGACGAGTTCGAATACGCCCAGCAGGCGCTGCGCCTGAAGGTGTCGGATTTCGTGCTGAAGCCGATTACCGCGCGCGAAATCCGTCAGCTGCTGGACAAGGTCCGCAGCGAAATGGACGAGGAACGCCAGCGCCGCGAAGACCTCAGCCGGCTGCAAAGCCAGCTGAAACAGAGCTTCCCGATCCTGAAGGAGCGGTTCCTGGAGCGGCTCGTCGCCGTCGGTCTCGGCCGCGCGGAGATCGAAGACCGCTTCGCTTATTTCGGCCTTGCCCCGCTTGCCGCGGGATCGGTTGCCGTCGTCGCCGACATCGACGATTTCGGCGACCGCGAGCTGCTTTCTTATGAGCATGACGTTGAATTTTTGCGGTTCGCCGCTTTTGATATTTTCGAAGAGATCGCCGAACGGGACCGAACGATCGTGTTCCGCACCCGCGAGGAGCGGATGGTCGCGATCATCACCGGCGAAGGCGATGAGAACGACATTTACGAAACCGCTTTCCGGTACGCGGAGGAAGTGCGCCACCATATCGAGAAGTTTCTCAGCTTCACCGTGACCATCGGCGTCGGCCGGATCGTGCAGTCCGCCGAGCTGCTGCCCGGCTCCTATAAAGGCGCGCTGTCCGCGCTGGACTACCGGTTTCTGCACGGCAAGAACCGGGTGCTCAGCATCCTCGATCTGGAGGGACAGCCGGAAGCGGCGTCCTTGCCGAACCTGTCATGGGACCGCAAGCTGGTCTCCACGGTCAAGACGGGCTCGATCCGCGAAGCGCAGGACTTAATCGAGCATGGCATCGCGGAGCTGAAGAAGTCGCGCGTGCCGATCGAGACATGCTTCCTGCAAATGCAGAAGGTCGTGCTTTCGCTCATGAACGCCATTCAGGAGGTCGTTCCGCATGACCGCGAAGGATCGATCGACAGCCAGATGATGCTGATGGAAGTGTACCGGTTCAAGACGCTGGACGAAATCGAGGCGTGGCTCAAGCAGGTCGTAAGCGCCGTCATGACGGAAATCGCCGACAACCGGAACCATTTTACGAATACGCAGATTCACCGGGCGATCGAATACATCGAGACCAATTATGCCAACGATAAAATGTCGCTGCAGGAGCTGTGCCGCCACGTGCTTATGAGCAGCAGCTATTTCAGCCTCGTGTTCAAGCAGAATACGGGCGAGACGTTCGTCGAGTATCTGACCGGTGTCCGCATTGCCAAGGCGAAGGAGCTGCTGCAGTCGACGGGCATGAAGTTTTACGAGATTGCCGAGCAGGTCGGGTACGCCGATCCGAATTATTTCAGCATCCTGTTCAAGAAACGCGTCGGCATGACGCCGAAAGACTATCGCGACAGACTCGCAAAGGAGAGCGGAACCTGA
- a CDS encoding response regulator, whose product MTTETGARILVVDDEPQIRKLLKVTLKAHHFDVLEAETGEDGIYQASINHPDLIVLDLGLPDVSGMTVLNRIREWSRIPIIVLTAKDREADKIEALDGGADDYVTKPFGMGELVARIRVALRHSGNAQQEPVLRFGRLVIDLAQRLVELDGTRVKLTPTEYELLKVLASNAGKVITQRQLLQQVWGGHHHESDTHYLRIYIGHLRKKLEEDPTRPTFIETEPGIGYRFLLQEQAK is encoded by the coding sequence ATGACGACAGAAACCGGTGCGCGCATTCTCGTCGTGGACGACGAACCGCAAATCCGCAAACTGCTCAAAGTCACGCTGAAGGCGCATCATTTCGACGTGCTGGAGGCGGAAACGGGAGAGGACGGCATCTATCAGGCCAGCATCAACCATCCCGATTTGATCGTGCTGGATCTGGGGCTGCCGGACGTGTCCGGCATGACGGTGCTGAACCGAATCCGCGAGTGGTCGCGCATTCCCATCATCGTGCTGACGGCGAAGGATCGCGAGGCGGACAAAATCGAAGCGCTCGACGGCGGCGCGGACGACTACGTCACGAAGCCGTTCGGCATGGGCGAGCTCGTAGCGCGAATCCGCGTTGCCCTCCGCCATTCGGGTAACGCGCAGCAGGAGCCCGTCCTTCGTTTCGGCCGTCTCGTCATCGACCTTGCGCAGCGTCTCGTGGAACTGGACGGCACAAGGGTCAAGCTGACGCCGACCGAGTATGAGCTGCTCAAAGTACTCGCGTCCAACGCAGGCAAAGTCATCACCCAAAGGCAGCTGCTGCAGCAAGTATGGGGCGGCCACCATCACGAGTCGGATACGCATTACCTGCGCATCTACATCGGCCATCTGCGCAAGAAGCTGGAAGAAGACCCAACCAGACCGACGTTCATCGAGACGGAGCCGGGGATTGGGTATCGGTTCTTGCTGCAGGAGCAGGCGAAGTAG
- a CDS encoding ATP-binding protein: protein MRSVEATVERRKKLALLPYAWITIGVAALSVVLHEFGFAFDAVNIALMYLFPVLFSAVYWGLVPSFYAAAAGVLAFDYFFVPPFLSFSVEDLRYLLSFAVYLAVAALTATLAARLKQQVKLSKEREAHTAALYSLSRQMAAVGEIKTLLENIALQVSVTVQAQIAIYMPDARSELARTAYSPGDHGFGEGESAMVIAKWTFEHGRMAGRGTETLGEFPGLFVPLRTEERTYGVLAVRADAGALSAESRHLLEAFGGLAATAIARVKLSEEAKLAQLTAESERIRTALLDSVSHELRTPLATVIGSATGLIDGEDVFSSDDRRELLVTIRDGALRMNRLVTNLLGMVKLESGMLALRRDWVDAEDMIGVVLSQVRGFVGERRIEVRIQEPTPYFPGDEVLLEQVLVNVVSNAIKYSPDGSEVVIAVRQSGSWVRISVADNGIGIGEEDRERIFDKFYRGPGSNGTTGTGLGLAICKGIVEAHGGTITAAPRAERGTVVTVALPAGKPELPEGWQREEEEQQ from the coding sequence GTGAGGAGCGTCGAGGCAACCGTTGAACGTAGAAAAAAACTTGCGCTGCTGCCTTATGCATGGATCACGATCGGCGTCGCGGCGCTGTCCGTCGTTCTGCATGAATTCGGTTTCGCTTTCGATGCCGTCAACATCGCGCTGATGTATTTGTTCCCGGTGCTCTTCAGCGCCGTGTATTGGGGACTTGTCCCCTCCTTCTATGCCGCAGCCGCCGGCGTGCTGGCGTTCGATTATTTCTTCGTGCCGCCGTTCCTCAGCTTCAGCGTGGAGGATCTGCGGTACTTGCTTTCTTTTGCCGTCTACTTGGCGGTGGCGGCGCTGACCGCCACGCTCGCGGCCCGGCTGAAGCAGCAGGTGAAGCTGTCGAAGGAGCGGGAGGCGCATACGGCCGCGCTCTATTCGCTGAGCCGGCAGATGGCGGCAGTCGGCGAGATCAAGACGCTGCTTGAAAATATCGCGCTCCAGGTGTCCGTTACCGTGCAGGCGCAAATCGCGATCTACATGCCGGATGCGCGATCCGAGCTGGCACGGACGGCGTACTCGCCCGGCGACCATGGCTTCGGCGAAGGGGAATCCGCCATGGTCATTGCCAAATGGACCTTCGAGCATGGCCGGATGGCCGGCAGGGGGACGGAAACGCTGGGCGAGTTTCCGGGCTTGTTCGTTCCTTTGCGGACGGAAGAGAGGACGTACGGCGTCTTGGCCGTTCGCGCGGACGCCGGAGCGCTGTCGGCCGAGAGCCGTCATCTGCTGGAAGCGTTCGGCGGACTGGCGGCGACGGCGATCGCGCGCGTCAAGCTGAGCGAGGAAGCCAAGCTGGCTCAGCTGACGGCCGAGTCCGAGCGCATTCGGACCGCGCTGCTGGACTCCGTATCGCATGAGCTCCGCACGCCGCTTGCCACCGTCATCGGCTCGGCGACGGGTCTGATCGACGGAGAAGACGTCTTCTCGTCCGATGACCGCCGGGAGCTGCTCGTTACGATTCGCGACGGCGCCTTGCGCATGAACCGGCTCGTCACGAACCTGCTCGGCATGGTCAAGCTGGAGAGCGGCATGCTTGCGTTGCGCCGGGACTGGGTCGATGCCGAGGATATGATCGGCGTGGTGCTGTCCCAGGTACGAGGCTTTGTGGGCGAGCGGCGGATCGAGGTGCGGATACAGGAGCCGACGCCGTATTTTCCGGGCGACGAAGTGCTGCTGGAGCAGGTGCTCGTCAACGTCGTCAGCAACGCGATCAAATATTCGCCCGACGGCAGCGAGGTGGTCATTGCCGTTCGGCAGTCCGGCTCATGGGTCCGGATTTCGGTGGCAGACAACGGCATCGGCATCGGCGAGGAGGATCGGGAACGGATTTTCGATAAATTTTACCGCGGGCCCGGATCGAACGGCACGACCGGGACGGGACTCGGGCTCGCGATTTGCAAAGGCATCGTGGAAGCCCACGGCGGCACGATCACGGCGGCTCCCCGCGCGGAGAGAGGCACGGTGGTGACCGTCGCGCTTCCGGCAGGCAAGCCGGAATTGCCGGAGGGCTGGCAGCGGGAAGAGGAGGAACAACAATGA
- a CDS encoding universal stress protein, with protein MENFKRKTPEEILQSISKLHRGTLKIYIGPVSGSGKTYHMLREGQTLLQQDVDVVICAVSTLQRPETVEQIGELERVPSIHWYKNGTEYKDLNLDALVARNPEVVLADGLAHRNRPDARFPTRLEDIKFLLSRGISVITTVNVYELEGYTELAHRMTGIEATHTVPADTLELADEVRLIDVTPETILNRLAEGHLLGCKDMAVFKRGNLGVLRELALRLVAEDVSDSLREYREELGLVGPAGTVERILVSAQYHWNGSIYVRRGQQIAKRLNGELMVVTFRQMKSSLSKEAAAFRRSIMKLVEKVGGSFEELPFRNRRSIPRTIVDYAARHGVTRIVMGHSKHTRWQEIWQGSVIARLLKLARNMDVFLVADRAEYEGERVLPAKFASAEERQRYRRLSEKEVTERIGEIKRGTFKVYIGAAPGVGKTYRMLRDGNDLLRKGIDVRIGLLETHGRQETLAQISQLPLIPRLQTVYQGISLEEMDTDAIIQGCPEVVLVDELAHTNVPGSKNKKRYEDVLELLDAGISVITTVNVQHLESLNDAVEQITGIRVRETVPDSILQLADEVQLIDVAPEALRNRMREGKIYARPKIDQALSNFFKTGNLIALRELALREIADDVDERLESLERNNSLRGPWRRRESIFVCVNDTPHAQRLVRRGFRTAYRLKAQWSVNYVRVGERQNGGDAAPNPSPNLEALERLTVRLGGKFIVHYAESRKEIAEVLSANADKAEATQLIIGQSQVSWWEMFLHGSVVKKLIGLSRMRDILIVADYGTKEGEERRGNR; from the coding sequence ATGGAGAATTTCAAGCGCAAAACGCCGGAGGAAATATTGCAGTCCATCTCCAAGCTGCACCGGGGGACGCTCAAGATTTACATCGGACCGGTCAGCGGTTCGGGGAAAACGTACCATATGCTGCGGGAGGGCCAGACGCTGCTTCAACAAGACGTGGACGTTGTCATCTGCGCGGTCTCGACGCTGCAGCGGCCGGAGACGGTGGAGCAGATCGGAGAATTGGAGCGGGTGCCGAGCATTCATTGGTATAAGAACGGAACGGAATACAAGGATCTCAATCTGGATGCGCTGGTGGCGCGCAATCCGGAGGTCGTGCTGGCCGACGGGCTGGCGCACCGGAACCGGCCGGACGCGCGGTTCCCGACACGCTTGGAAGATATCAAGTTTCTGTTGAGCCGCGGCATCAGCGTGATTACGACGGTTAACGTGTATGAATTGGAAGGCTACACGGAGCTCGCCCATAGGATGACGGGCATCGAGGCGACGCATACGGTGCCCGCCGATACGCTGGAATTGGCCGATGAAGTCAGGCTGATCGACGTCACGCCGGAGACGATTCTGAACCGGCTGGCGGAAGGGCATTTGCTGGGCTGCAAGGACATGGCGGTGTTCAAACGGGGAAATCTCGGCGTCCTGCGCGAGCTTGCGCTGCGTCTTGTTGCCGAGGACGTAAGCGATTCGCTGCGGGAGTACCGGGAGGAACTGGGGCTCGTCGGACCGGCCGGAACGGTAGAACGGATTCTGGTTTCGGCGCAATACCATTGGAACGGGTCGATCTATGTCCGCCGCGGACAGCAAATCGCCAAGCGGTTGAACGGCGAGCTGATGGTGGTTACGTTTCGCCAGATGAAGAGCTCGTTGTCCAAGGAAGCGGCCGCTTTTCGCCGAAGCATCATGAAGCTGGTCGAGAAGGTAGGCGGCAGCTTCGAAGAGCTGCCCTTCCGGAATCGCCGTTCGATTCCGAGGACGATCGTGGATTATGCGGCGCGGCATGGCGTGACCCGTATCGTCATGGGACATTCGAAACATACGCGTTGGCAGGAGATCTGGCAGGGCTCCGTCATCGCTCGTCTGTTGAAGCTTGCGCGGAACATGGATGTATTTCTCGTTGCGGACCGGGCGGAGTATGAAGGCGAACGCGTGCTGCCGGCCAAATTCGCTTCCGCCGAGGAGCGGCAGCGGTACCGGCGGTTAAGCGAGAAGGAAGTGACCGAGCGGATCGGGGAAATCAAGCGGGGCACGTTCAAAGTGTATATCGGGGCCGCGCCCGGCGTCGGCAAGACGTACAGGATGCTGCGGGACGGCAATGATCTGCTGCGCAAAGGCATCGATGTGCGCATCGGCCTTCTGGAAACGCACGGCAGACAGGAGACGCTCGCCCAGATCTCCCAATTGCCGCTGATTCCGAGACTGCAGACGGTGTACCAAGGCATCTCGCTCGAGGAAATGGATACGGATGCCATCATTCAGGGCTGCCCCGAAGTCGTGCTCGTCGACGAGCTGGCGCATACGAACGTGCCGGGCAGCAAGAACAAGAAGCGATACGAGGACGTCCTGGAACTGCTGGATGCCGGCATCTCGGTCATTACGACCGTGAACGTGCAGCATCTGGAGAGTCTGAACGACGCGGTGGAGCAGATCACGGGCATCCGCGTGCGGGAAACGGTGCCCGATAGTATCCTGCAGCTGGCGGATGAAGTACAATTGATTGACGTTGCCCCCGAGGCGCTGCGAAATCGGATGCGCGAGGGCAAGATCTATGCTAGACCCAAGATTGACCAGGCGTTGTCCAATTTCTTCAAAACCGGCAACCTTATCGCGCTGCGCGAGCTGGCGCTGCGGGAAATCGCCGACGACGTCGATGAACGGCTGGAGTCGCTGGAGCGGAACAACTCGCTTCGCGGCCCGTGGCGGAGACGGGAATCGATCTTCGTCTGCGTTAACGACACGCCCCATGCCCAGCGGCTGGTGCGGCGCGGTTTTCGGACGGCTTATCGGCTCAAGGCGCAATGGAGCGTCAATTACGTGCGAGTCGGAGAGCGGCAGAACGGCGGGGATGCGGCGCCGAATCCAAGTCCCAATCTGGAGGCGCTGGAGCGGCTGACCGTTCGGCTGGGCGGCAAGTTCATCGTCCATTACGCCGAATCCCGCAAAGAGATCGCGGAAGTGTTGTCGGCGAACGCGGACAAGGCGGAGGCGACGCAGCTCATTATCGGTCAATCCCAGGTTTCCTGGTGGGAGATGTTCCTGCACGGCTCGGTCGTGAAGAAGCTGATCGGCCTGTCCAGGATGAGAGATATATTGATCGTCGCGGATTACGGTACGAAAGAGGGTGAGGAGCGTCGAGGCAACCGTTGA
- the kdpC gene encoding potassium-transporting ATPase subunit KdpC — protein sequence MKSIVTAIRVSIVLMLICGFIYPLVTTGFAQVLFPKQADGSLMVSADGTVLGSKLLAQNVESPKLFHPRASNAKYDPTASAGSNRAVATTEYVKEMEERVAAVKADNPELTDIPADLVTVSGSGFDPDLSPEAAKAQVPRISKATGMSADALNKLIDEVANSRQLGIFGEPRVNVNALNTELMQQIKL from the coding sequence ATGAAATCGATAGTAACCGCGATCCGCGTTTCCATAGTGCTGATGTTAATTTGCGGCTTTATATACCCGCTCGTGACGACCGGTTTTGCGCAAGTGCTGTTCCCGAAGCAGGCTGACGGAAGCCTGATGGTTTCCGCCGACGGCACCGTCCTCGGCTCGAAGCTGCTGGCCCAGAACGTGGAGTCGCCGAAGCTGTTCCACCCCCGGGCGTCGAACGCCAAGTACGACCCGACCGCTTCGGCCGGCTCTAACCGCGCGGTCGCGACGACGGAATACGTGAAGGAAATGGAAGAGAGGGTCGCCGCCGTGAAGGCCGACAATCCGGAATTGACGGATATCCCGGCCGACCTCGTGACCGTATCGGGTTCGGGCTTCGACCCGGATCTGTCGCCGGAAGCGGCGAAGGCGCAGGTGCCGCGAATCAGCAAGGCGACCGGCATGAGCGCGGACGCGCTGAATAAGCTGATCGACGAAGTGGCGAACAGCCGCCAGCTGGGCATATTCGGCGAACCCCGGGTGAACGTGAACGCGCTCAACACGGAACTTATGCAGCAGATCAAGCTTTAA
- the kdpB gene encoding potassium-transporting ATPase subunit KdpB — protein MEASKKTYSGEIIVQAAADAFKKLNPAVMIKNPVMFIVEVGTLITFLLSIKPDLFAAGGSGRGYNIAVFIILLFTVLFANFAEALAEGRGKAQADTLRKTKSETTAKVVQKDGSLKQVSSTQLRKGDIVRVDTGEMIPTDGEIVEGLASIDESAITGESAPVIKEAGGDFSSVTGGTRVVSDFIVVKVMTDPGESFLDRMIALVEGAKRQKTPNEIALTTLLAVLTMIFLIVIVTMVPMADYLNVHLDIATLIALLVCLIPTTIGGLLSAIGIAGMDRVTQFNVLAMSGKAVEAAGDIDTLILDKTGTITYGNRMASEFAPVSGVSAQEMATAALRASLKDETPEGRSIVELALKLGTVPGHPGDEAAEPVEFTAETRMSGLDLADGTKIRKGAVDAMKRYITAQGGSIPGGLDDIANRIAKAGGTPLAVAIGDKIYGVIYLKDTVKPGLKERFAEMRGMGIKTIMCTGDNPLTAATIALEAGVDDFIAEAKPEDKIAAIRKEQMEGKLVAMTGDGTNDAPALAQADVGLAMNSGTMAAKEAANMIDLDSDPTKLLSVVSIGKQLLITRGALTTFSISNDIAKYFAIIPAMFILAMPQLQSLNIMNLASPKSAILSALIFNAIIIPLLIPIAMKGVKYRAMSADRLLTRNVLLYGIGGVIVPFIGIKIIDLVLHGLNLA, from the coding sequence ATGGAGGCCAGCAAAAAAACGTATTCAGGAGAAATCATCGTCCAAGCGGCCGCGGACGCGTTCAAGAAGCTGAACCCCGCGGTCATGATCAAGAATCCGGTCATGTTCATCGTCGAAGTCGGGACGCTGATCACCTTCTTGCTCTCGATCAAGCCGGATCTCTTCGCCGCGGGCGGTTCCGGCCGGGGCTATAATATCGCCGTGTTCATCATCCTGCTCTTCACCGTGCTGTTCGCGAACTTCGCCGAAGCGCTGGCGGAAGGCCGAGGCAAGGCGCAAGCGGATACGCTGCGCAAGACCAAGTCGGAGACGACGGCCAAGGTCGTCCAGAAAGACGGCTCGCTGAAGCAAGTATCGTCCACGCAGCTGCGCAAAGGGGACATCGTCCGCGTCGATACCGGGGAGATGATCCCGACCGACGGCGAGATCGTCGAAGGGCTCGCGTCCATCGACGAATCGGCCATTACCGGCGAGTCCGCGCCGGTCATCAAGGAAGCCGGCGGCGACTTCTCGTCCGTTACCGGCGGTACGAGGGTCGTATCGGACTTCATCGTCGTGAAAGTCATGACGGATCCCGGCGAGTCGTTCCTCGATCGGATGATCGCGCTCGTCGAAGGCGCCAAACGGCAGAAGACGCCGAATGAAATCGCATTGACGACGCTGCTCGCCGTGCTCACGATGATCTTCTTGATCGTCATCGTCACGATGGTGCCGATGGCGGACTATCTCAACGTCCATCTGGACATCGCGACGCTCATCGCCCTGCTCGTGTGCTTGATCCCTACGACGATCGGCGGCCTGCTATCCGCGATCGGGATTGCCGGCATGGACCGCGTCACGCAGTTTAACGTGCTCGCGATGTCGGGCAAGGCGGTTGAAGCCGCCGGCGATATCGACACGCTCATCCTGGATAAGACCGGTACGATTACGTACGGCAACCGGATGGCATCGGAGTTCGCGCCTGTTAGCGGCGTATCGGCGCAGGAGATGGCAACGGCGGCGCTGCGGGCTTCATTGAAAGACGAAACGCCGGAAGGACGTTCCATCGTGGAGCTGGCGCTCAAGCTGGGCACGGTGCCGGGCCATCCCGGCGACGAAGCGGCCGAACCGGTCGAATTCACGGCCGAGACGCGGATGTCCGGCCTCGACCTGGCGGACGGCACGAAGATTCGCAAAGGCGCCGTCGACGCGATGAAACGCTATATTACGGCTCAAGGCGGCAGCATACCCGGCGGATTGGACGACATTGCGAACCGTATTGCCAAGGCAGGCGGAACGCCGCTGGCGGTTGCCATCGGCGATAAGATTTACGGGGTCATTTACTTGAAGGATACCGTGAAGCCGGGGCTGAAGGAACGGTTCGCGGAGATGAGGGGCATGGGCATCAAGACGATCATGTGTACCGGCGACAATCCGCTGACGGCTGCGACGATCGCGCTGGAAGCGGGCGTCGACGACTTCATCGCGGAAGCGAAGCCGGAGGACAAAATCGCCGCCATCCGCAAAGAACAGATGGAAGGCAAGCTCGTCGCGATGACGGGCGACGGTACGAACGATGCGCCGGCGCTGGCGCAAGCCGACGTGGGACTCGCGATGAACTCCGGCACGATGGCGGCGAAGGAAGCGGCCAACATGATCGATCTCGATTCCGATCCGACGAAGCTGCTGTCCGTCGTCTCGATCGGCAAGCAGCTGCTCATTACGCGCGGCGCGCTGACGACGTTCTCGATTTCCAACGACATCGCGAAATATTTTGCCATCATTCCGGCGATGTTCATCCTGGCGATGCCGCAGCTGCAGTCGCTCAACATCATGAACCTGGCTTCGCCGAAGTCGGCCATTCTGTCGGCGCTGATCTTCAATGCGATCATTATCCCGCTGCTCATTCCGATCGCGATGAAAGGCGTCAAATACCGTGCCATGAGCGCGGACCGGCTGCTGACGCGCAACGTGCTGCTGTACGGAATCGGCGGAGTTATCGTGCCGTTCATCGGAATCAAAATCATCGATCTCGTACTGCATGGCCTAAATCTCGCCTAA